In Ficedula albicollis isolate OC2 unplaced genomic scaffold, FicAlb1.5 N10195, whole genome shotgun sequence, the DNA window GGAGCCGCCGCTGGGGCTGGAGCCGCACCTGGGGCAGAGCGCGGGGGTGCAGGGCCCGCCCGGACACCTGCTGGACCCCGAGGGGGGCGTCCCGGCCGTGCCCCCCGAAGCCAAGGACCAGTTTTCGGAAGGGGGCAGCCCGGCGGGGGGCAAGGGGCGCTTCGTGCCCCTCACCTCCATCTGCTTCCCGGACGCGCTGCTGCAGGACGAGGACCGCGGCTTCTTCCCCGGCATGGAGGACATGTTCGGCCCCCCGCCCGAGGATTTCCCC includes these proteins:
- the LOC107604551 gene encoding proline-rich protein 12-like → PPLGLEPHLGQSAGVQGPPGHLLDPEGGVPAVPPEAKDQFSEGGSPAGGKGRFVPLTSICFPDALLQDEDRGFFPGMEDMFGPPPEDFPKPAEEEEEDGSAAGSGLEARAEGLKPPPPYDMGQSYPSFCPQDGGAAGDAPQMGLEPPKHELPSTVNAEPLGLI